CACTGTGACTTCCTCTAAGCTCTTCCACCTAGTACTCCGCTATGTCAGCCTGGTTTCAAAGAGCTCTAAAGGGAGGATCTCAGTTGCTGAGGGGAAACATTTTGACACTAATTATACTTGTAAGTGAATTATTTTCTTGCTAGGCTTGTCTATCTTCACCCATCATACACCAGAATCGCTGTTTTTGTACATATTTGtctttatatgtgtgtgtgtttatgttctCTAGCAATTTACTGTTTTGCTTGCATGGCTTCTAATTGTTTATCCATTCAGCACTTTATGGCTGTTTGTGTTTATTAACTTCCATTTTACAGAATGAAGTGAGGATAATTCTGAATGTGGAGAAATCAAACCTCTACTTATTTCATGTTATCTTGAGATTTATTAACCCTGGAATTGAAATGGTATCTGGCCGCATAACTGCTTACCAATCTCGGTCTGAAACAGGTAGGTGTAATGACAGAAGAGAGCAGATGACTCAGTGTTAGATCAGAGAAGCATTTTCATACTTTCAGCCAATTTCAACTAATAATgtcattttaaatgtattgtttTTAACAACTTCAAGTGCTATGTGTTTATCTAGTGTACTTTGCTGTGACTAATGTTGCCTGCGTTTGCATAATACCTATTGACTtcattattaataatttttttagaTGTCTAGTTTACCAAATTTAATATTTTCAGTACTGACGTAGGTGGTTCAGACTGACAGTTAGGTGAAGCTTTCAGCGAGTTTAACAGGACTCAGTTACTTTTCGATGctacaaataatatttttattcaaaagCTGCTTGGCTCCTGTCTTTACCGTGTAACTAATATTTAACAATGGGTCCTGATCCACAAATGTTGGACTGGTTACAGATGTCAGCAGAATTTGGAGTGGTTGGTTTTGGTTCACACCATTAAGGAGATAAGGATTCCAGATTCTctgtgtctgggggtgggggtgtagaggCTAATTTTAGCGCCATAGTGTGAGCCCAAatctgtagacccaggctctgagtctCACTGCCGCATAGGTTGTTTTTGCCATGCTGCTGTACCCTTAGAGACTGTGTGGTGACACAGCAGCACAGGCTGTGCTGATTGGTCAGGGAGATGAGAGCCAAAAAGAAATACAGGGGGTCTTATCTGTAATCTGTAGCTTTGATAAAGAATGCTCTATATAGTCATTGCAGTTGACTCCCATTTCTTCTCTTCCCTGAGGGACACTGCAGCTACGGTATTTCTGTATATTCACTCTGTACAAATGAACAGAAGTCCTCTTATGTTACAATTAGTAACTAAAATTTTAGATCAGAACCTCTCAAGTCTGGAGAATTGGCTGGAAATCACATGAGAACAGTCTGTCTCCTAAGATTTCCATTACCTGCTGCTTTGGATCAGCTGAAAATTCCACAATGTTGGCCTTTTGTTGTCTTTATTAAAGCAGTGTGAGACAGATGGAATGAAAAttaaggaaaaggaaagaaatgttTCAGAACCTTCCCAGGGTGTGGCAAAAGTTCAGGGGGAAATAGAGGTGTTTCCTATTTTTCTAAATCACTTCACTTGAGCCTAGTGAGAATGAAGAGGACAATAATCACATAGATCTGTGGCTTAATATGTACATTTTGCAGTGTATTCCTAATGCGTGCTGAAAGAGCAGCATTGATCAGTTGTTGTCACTCTAATTTTAGTGAATGAAAGCATTGGTCTTAAGCCTTGAGAAAATGGAGTCATTTGACATAATCCAAtaatattatttaatttattttttgctgtCAGGGGCTACTCAGAGCAAAGACATTGTCTTCCCACCCAGTAAGAAGCCGGCTTTTGCCACTGTCCCAGGAAACAGCTTTGCAGATCCATTCTCACTTATTCCAGGAACATGGATTGTCAATATTATGGCAGAGGGAGTCCTCCTGGTAGAAAAtgactgaatatttttttaaagtttttgagAGTAGAATTTATTTGGGAGAGTTTGAGAGAGAATGAAAGGGCCACCTCAAAGTTATGTACCAGGAAGAGCCCTGTAACGGACATGAAACTCAATACCAGAAAAGAGCACGGTGTCATTTTGGAATAAAAAATTGTGAAATTTTACAATTCTCATTTCacttctttttctcttatttgaATCTCACCTGCCCTTGTTTTGTATGTATCAGACTTTTAAATATATCTAGACTGTGCCTCTCCAATGGATGCACTTTTTAGAAAATTCACAGGTGTTTATACAAACCTGTAATCATCACATTTTGGCCCTATCCAGATGTCTTATTCAAAATCTGGGTCAGTTATAATTTGAAACTCTTTCTATAGAGTTAGAGCCCAATCCTGAAAACGCCTGCAAGAGTCACTTCACTCATGAGAGCAATCCAAGCTTTCATGTGTTTgatggatcaagcccttaattaGTGATGAAGATCCTATTAAAGGGTGCTCTCTCAGAGAAAATATAAGAAGAACTCCGCCTTTAATAAGTTGTTTTCTAAATACTGTGACCTCCTTCCACTGCCTACGAAACTGGCAAATTATGCATCATAAAGATTCAGAAAAGTTAGTGCAAAGTATAACAAAGGCAGAACATTTCAAATGATCACTTATGAAACACCCAAAATATGTATAATCACAATGAAATCATGTCAAAATCAATttgtattttttaacattttttagcaGGAATCAGAAATAACACCTTCAATCATCAAGCCCATGACTGTACTAAAATATATGGAATAGATGACATAATGACAACCGTACTATTAAACCTTGTTTCTTATCTATAATGGCAATATTTGTTAGGTTTTTGTTGTCTGTTCTGTCCATAATTTTGAAAGGGGACTTACTGATTATCCTAACAAatcatattatttttttttataaaaaaacttcaatacataaacatttaaaatcaaataaacATCAGTATATAGTTTGAAACTGATAGACCAGTAGAGCCAGAGTTTAAAATGTGCCTTCTTTTTATGCCTGTTTGACTTTATTTAATTCACTGAATTTGTATGCACAATCAGTTTGGTGCACATAGGAGAACCCTTTTTGCATATGTTAGTCAATCACAAGTGTTTTTGTACATGTAAATTTGACATCTTGCATGCACGGGTGAGTAGTGTGCAGAAGTAACTGTGTACATAAAGTAGTGTTTATGTAACCCATGCTTACACCATGTGGTACTCTGACCTCCTCTAGTGGTTTGACTGCACAGAAGTTTAAGAGTCAGCTGCAGCCCTGAGATGAGAAACCTGGGTTTCTTACCTCAGTGGCTCTCAtccctttccagactactgttctgctttaggagtctgatttgtcttgcgtacccccaagtgacacctcacttaaaaactacttgcttacaaaatcagacataaaaatacagaagtgtcacagccacactgttactgaaaaattgtttactttctcattttactatataattataaattaaatcaattggaatgtaaacattatacttacatttcagtgcatagtatacagagcagtataaacaggtcgtaggaaattttagtttgtactgactttgctagtttGTTTTATGTAgactgttataaaactaggcaaatatctagatgaattgatgtaccctTTGGAAGACCTTTGCATATGTTTTAGAGATGTACATTTTATAATTTTCTGTGTGCTCTTTGTATGAATCACTTTCTTTGTTTTTAGGATTACATGGTGCTGTTACCTAGTGATTACTATGAAGCACCAATCTTGCAATTACAAGTTACAGAACCTTGCACCTATTCAGGACGTGCTACGACAGATAAGTTAGTATATACACTGTATAATAAGCTGATTACTCCGGACTACTTTAATGATTTTTCTTTAATGTTGTAATTGGTAATTATGATATCActgtgtttttgctttgttttaaagctgcttgcTTTATCAGCATTTACCACTAGCCAGATTTTCCTGTGTCCTCGGTTCAGAGGCGACACATTTCTTGCTTGGTGGAGAGTACAGAAGAATAGCTGTCCGACAGCCAACCCCAGAGCATCCAGTGATGTCACACATCAGTGGAATAGAGGTCAGATTCCTGTATACATACTAACAGATACTAATTATAGTcatgtttttatttctatttccaATTGTAAATTAGCTAATTGTAAATTTGTTGGGATCGATTCCGCTGCAAATTCATAGCAAGACCATTAGCCTCCACGAAGTTACTTGGAGTATATAGAAGTGTAATTTAGGGCATGTTTACACTGGTCTGTAGTTTGAACTAAAGggacatagctcagtggtttgagcagtggcctgctaaacctagggttgtgaattcaatccttgagagggccacttagggatctagggcaaaaatcagtacttggtcctggtagtgaaggcagggggctggacttgatgacctttcaaggtcccttccagttctaggagattggtatatttcctattattatttattatagggACCTTTAAGTTTGCACCTGTAGCATCCATATGGGGAaattacagcacagcacttttgTGCACACTATCTATTTATGCCCCATTAGTCTAAACTGCAGGCCAGTGTGGACCTACCTTTAGATCAGAATCTGGTTCATTGACTAATCTCACACACGGCTCCAATAATATACAACTGTGATGTAAGTGAATGCTTTAGTCCAGTGCTTCCTCGCCGTCCACCgcttattcagggaaagcccctggtggtccaggccagtttgtttacctgccatgtccacaggttcggccgattgtggctcccactggccgcggtttgccatcccaggccagtgggggctgcgggaagtggcatgggctgagagatgtgctggccacccttcccgcagcccccattggcccggagcagcgaaccatggccagtgggagtcgcgatcagctgaacctgtggatgcggcagataaacaaaccagcccggtccaccaggggctttccctgaacaagcagcggcccgactttgagaagcactgctttatTCTACCAAAGGCAAAAGGTTTTGTAAAGAATCCTTCACTGAAATCCCTCAGTTAGAAGGTAGTACAAGTACTGTCAAACTGTCTGTTTTAGAAACAAATCGTATCATTTGGCAGTAACAATAACACACAAAGGTAATGTAAAATTTAACATTTTGTGATttcttaaatatatatatgtacatctgtgtacatttgttttattaatggctgcatttaaaaaaaaaagcaaagaagcagAACAATTATGCCAAAGTATATCCATGAAAACAGGGTCTCATGCTTTATCATATAAAGTTTTGTAGTAGTATCTTATTGAACAAATACAACACTAACCTGCATGATCTAATTCTGTACATGGGAACAACACATAAAGATAATGACTCCTTTTGTCTCCTGTTAATATCCTCTGGCACAGCTCATTCCTGAGAATCTGTATTGAAATAGGAACAGTCAAACACCAAAAGCCCTGATCCTTCTAACACTTATACATGTTCCTAGCTTTACCCATGTgagtactcccattgaaatcaaaatgcCTAATCACATAAACAGATGCATATACATACTTAAGTGTTCACAGGACCAGGGCCTAAGGGAATAATGAAGAAAATGCTAACATTCAGGAGAATTATACTGAATTCAGCAACAATAAAAGTGTGTAGCTGTATTGCACTTTTCATGCCAGTATCTCAATAAATAGACATTTAAATTTTTTCAAGTAGTTTGTTTAGGACTCAAAGGAAAACTTCATGCTTCAGAAAGTGCTGGTGGTAATTTATTAGATAACAACCTTCTTCTCAGCCGAGCATTTTTCATGGAGAACTGGAGGCTTTTCTTTCAGTTGAGACATGAAAACAATATTGACTTGGCATTAAAAATTCCATGTGGAAAGGAATGATGATAGCCTCATGTCCTAGCAAAATTGGGAAAGTACATTCCACCTATAAAAATTCTTTCTCCTGTTACGTCTATTGGATAGAGTAAGCTTCTTTTGTCCAAAACTGTCATATAATATTCTTGGCACTAATATAAGGGTAGGTGtttccagagatggctgcattttgaTGGCAGGCATAGTAATCTCTGTATATACAGTTTTATTTCTGAAAAGCAGCTTAATGTTTGTGAAAAGTAATATATAAAtggagtgatttttttcccccagtgatgCTAAGCTTATTTTCTTGTTGAATCTCCAATAGGTTGATTTACATCTGAGACTGAACATTCCCCAAGTCGGTCGCTATGTGGTAGTTCTTGAATATGCTAACGAAGATGATCAATTACACTGCTGAAGTGACAGTGAACAGTCCTGGGCCTGTCCTGAAGGCCAGAGTGAACATATACAGCTGTAAATACAGGTGGGGATTATTGAATGGTTAAATTATCAGGTGGAATGGGATTTTATACTTTTTAATCAAAGATTTCTTTGTAATACATGTAAATCGTGGTGTatagtttgttttatttctaaggtTTTAAAGTTATTATCTGAACTGTACATTTGAATTGtacaggaggagggatagctcagtggtttgagcattggcctgctcatcccagggttgtgagctccatccttgagagggccacttagggatctggggcaaaaatctatacttggtcctgctagtgaaggcagggggttggactcaatgacctttcagggtcccttccagttctaggagataagtatgTGTCCTATTATTCTTACagtttatacagtaactcctcacttaacgttgtagttatattcctgaaaaaaatcagaacattgttaagcaaatccaatttccccataagaattaatgtaaatgaagaGGTTAGGTTCCATGGAAATTTCTTTCATCAGACGAAAGACTTTTGCTTCAGAAGGTGAGATGGTGGCTCAGTACAGTGGATGGTCTAGGTAACCAAGCCACCATCTCTCCTTCCAGAGCGGACCTGAAAGTcgaagaggtggatgaggagaAGGTGTCATTTCCTCATACTGCTGCCTCTATCTCATCCACTTCTGGGCCTGCTTCGGAAGGTGGGAAGTCAGAGCAGTTAACTAAGTTGTCCAGGTCACCAAGCCACCACCTCTCCTTCTGGAGCAGGAAGCCGAGTCCCAGGAGTTCTGGCACTTCTTTTTTTGGGACTCAAGCACTAACATACACATATGCTGCATGTATGTTGGgtttgtattttccactacattttAGCCTTGCTTTAACAGACACCGTGGTATTTACATTTAGACTGATTATTAACATAAACACATCTATCTAACGTAATGTGTTGGATTTTCTTACCATAAAGGGTATTTTCATGTAGATGTCCAAAATTATGgtgaaaattattaaaaaaataatagcttGGGAGGATCACCCCATTCTAGTGTAATCCCTCTCCTAGCAATACACAACCAACCCAGTGATTCTTACCCTATTCACCACCCCTGCTGCTGATATACCAGGGAAAAACTTGGGCAGAGAGGGGTGGCAAGGATCCCTCTATGTGATGCAACTCCTTGCCTGAATTTTTTGTCCCATTGCAGCTCCTGCAGCCCAGGGTACATTAGAGAAACCCTGAGGATGCTCTTAACATagtgcagagcagcagcatgaTCAGGGGAGTGCCTCTTGCCATCGCTTATTCACCTCTGAAACTTGGACTCTGCATTCCCCCCCTCAATTTGCTGTCTTGCCATTAACTGATCTCCATCCCACTTCTCCCCCACTGCTGCAATTCAGcaactgcccagccccactctccATGTTACCCACTACGCTCCACTCCCTCTCTTTCTGCCTCCTTCCATCtaatttcttcttccttttcccaTCTACCTTTTTCAACCCAACCTTTCCTCTCCTGTACTTCAACACTGAGCTCCTTCACCaaacaacaaaatgaaaacatttatacTATAAATAAAAGATCAAATGTATATTCAACTAATGGGCGCTTACCATGCACCCGACCTCTTTAACTGTATGTTGGACCTGTTTCCTACTAtatggtctctctctcttttttttttttaatattgtaaattcttcagggtaaAGATGTCAGTCAAATGCCCAGCACATTTGGGATTCTACTGTAATATAAGTTAAACATAAACTTTGGTCTAGAAATATTGTACTTATTGTTAAAACATCTACAATTACTTTACCCGAAAAAGGCTGGAGAATGAAAGTATTTGTTTATGCTTTTGACCTCACTCTTTGTATGggccgtcctttgtaggtgacaaatctgaggaattgtcacagattgaagtgtcgttagaggaggttttggaatgaattgataaacttaacagtaacaagtcaccgggaccagatactattcacccaagagttctgaaagaactcaaatgtgaaattgtggaactattaactatggtttgtaacctgtcctttaaatcagcttctgtacccaatgactggaacatacacctctacctcgttataacaccacccgatataacacgaatttggatataacatggtaaagcagtgctccgggagggtggggctgcacgctccggcggatcaaatcaagtttgatataatgcagtttcacctataacacggtaagattttttggctcccaaggacagcgttatattgaggtagaggtgtagctaatgtaacaccaatatttaaaaagggctctagaggtgatcccggcaattacagaccggtaagtctaacgtcagtaatgggcaaattaattgaaacaatagtaaagaataaaattgtcaggcacatagaagaacataaattgtttggcaaaagtcaacatggtttctgtaaaaggaaatcatgtcttactaatctattagagttctttgacggggtcaacaaacatgcggacaagggggatccagtggacatagtgtacttagatttccagaaagcctttgacaagattcctcaccaaaggctcttacgtaaactaagttgttatgggataagagggaagatcctttcatggattgagaattggttaaaagacagggaacaaagggtaggaataaatggtaaattttcagaatggagaggtaacTAATGATGTTCCCAAGGGTCATTCCTAGGACCAATCCCATTCAACATTCAGGCTGGCTAAATCCCAATCCCATTCAATTTATTTAaaggatctggagaaagaggtaaacagtgaagtggcaaagtttgcagatgatattaaacagctcaaggtagttaagaccaaagtagactatgaagaacttcaaaaagatcattgtctgttaggttcactccctctggcattggccactgttggcagacaggatgctggactggatggacccttggtctgacccagtatggccattcttatgttattaaCTTCACTTCCATTATGTAATCAGTTTCCCTTGTTTCTGGGTGTTTTTCATATAGCGAaaagaagagaggggaaaaaggaaaatgTGATTACAAAACCACAAGTCTTAGCAGTGGGAACTCAGGAGCAAATGTACCATCTTAGACAACttctaactatttttaaaaaaaaaaacaccttgatTGGATTCAAGTTGCTAGTGTTGTTTCACTCTAAATGATGATTTCTCTTCCTGGAGTTTCTGCTTTTGTTATGGGTCTTTTGTTTGATCAACACCCTCTGTTTTATTCAGATTGACAGAGTTCCCTGTTATCGTAATCCAGGGAGAGCTATTAATCAGGAGACAAACTCCAGTCTAGTCCCTGAGGTGACTATTTTTATATGTTTTGCTTTGATTGCAGTATCTTTAAACGTGCGATACATGAACCAACAGAACTGCCACTTAATCTTCtatccttaggcctggtctacactacgcgtttaaaccgattttagcagcattaaaccgatttaatgctgtacccgtccacactacgaggccctttatatcgatataaagggctctttaaatcgatttctgtactcctccccgacgagaggagtagcactaaaatcggcaTTACggtatcagattagggttagtgtggccgcaaatcgatggtattggcctccgggcggtatcccacagtgcaccactgtgactgctctggacagcaatctcaactcggatgcagtggccaggtaaacaggaaaagccccgcaaaattttgattttcatttcctgtttgcccagcgtggagctctgatcagcacgggtggcaatgcagtcccaaatccaaaaagagctccagcatggaccgtacgggagatactggatctgatcgctgtatggagaaacaaatctgttctatcagagctccgttacagaagacgaaatgccaaagcgtttgaaaaaaaaatctacaggctatacagcgctgcgtgacaagcgtaacgggaagccagagactcaaatggatgctcatggagggagggagggggtactgaggactccagctatcccacagtccccagcagtctccaaaaagtatttgcatttttggctgagctcccaatgcctgtaggttcaaacacattgtccagcgtggttcagggtatagctcgtcaatttactccttcccccccaccacgtgaaagaaaagggaaagaaatcgtttcttgacttttttcaatgtcacctatgtctactgaatgctggtgatagacgcgatgctgcagcagtgaagagcagtatccgctcttctcccctccccggtggcagacggtacaatatgactgctatccgtcgtcaccatcagcccgtgcttgataactgctgaatacccctggctggcctccggggcgcctgggtaaaaataggaatgattcctggtcattcccagtagatgggacagaacggctggtaaccgtcctcatcatagcaactgggggctgagctccatcagccccctccctttcctgtgtaaagaaaagattctgtactgcctggactatcatagcagcagcatgctgggctcctctcccccgcaccacttaatgtcctgcctggactgtcatagtacCGGAAGGCTgcctcccctcattttatctcactaacaagtcactgtttgttattcctgcattctttataacttcatgatacaaatgggggggacactgccatagtagcccaggaaggttgggggaagagggaagcaatgggtggggttgttgcaggggcaccccccgtgaatggcatgtagctcatcatttctgcgggatctgacatggagcggctgtgctctctgatacaccagttctctagtacactagccccatattctaggcaggactgactctatttttagaaaccataaaggagggattaactcggggagtcattcccagttttgcttttgcgcccccagccgatctcagccaggggcacccatgatagcagcagacagcacagaaggacagataaccatcatctcattgccaaattacactggcagcagatggtacagaatgactggtaaccatctctgctatcatgcaaaagcaaatgaatgctgctgtgtagtgctggagtatcgcctctgtccacggcatccagtacacatacggtgactgtaaaaaaaaaaaaaaaaaaaaagctgaacgggctccatggttgccgtgctatggcatctgccagggcaatccagggaaaaagggcgcaaaatgattgtctgccgttgctttcacggaggaaggaatgactgacgacatttacccagaacacccgtgacaatgatttttgccccatcagccactgggctctcaacccagaattctaaggggcgggggagactgcgggaactatgggatagctacggaataggtacccacagtgcaacgctccggaaatcgacactagcctcagaccatggatgcacaccgccgaattaatgtgcttactgtggtcgcatgcactcgactttacacaatctgttttataaaaccggtttatgtaaaatcggaattatcccgtagtgtagacgtacccttagttagGTAAAAGAAATTGTTGCCTGCAGTATTGTGCTGATTTCTATCCAGCATTTTGTCCCAAAAAGCATGTGAGATAAGTGCTGAATGCAGAAGCCACCGCAGGAGGCCAAGACATAATATTAAAAGAATTAATGAAAGAGAGCAAACCATTGAAGTATAGACTAAATTTTATTGAGAATGTTACAGATCAAAAATAAGTGACTGGATTCCTTGCTGCCAGTGACACTAAAAATATTAATGGTTTGGTACAAACTGAATACCCAAAACCCTTAAAAATCTGTCTGTTAAAGAGCCTGTTTGTTAAGAAGACTGACAATGAACAGTTCATGCTATCTTAATTTGTCTCTCAGGCAAGGTTACAGTCATGGAATTAGGACCTGATcttcttcccattgacttcaatggaaaaaaTCAAAGTGACTTAAATAGCAACAGGATTGGTCCCTTGGTGCATGGGGTCTATTTTCATTGAGGACTCTGGAATGATGGCCTATGCTCCTGTCTCTGTCTTGGGACTAAATGCTCTCCTCTCTTAGTTAAACCCATGAGGGGGGGAAAATCTGAAAACTCTGCCTGGTGCATTATCTCTTCTAGGGCGAGTGACTTGCTCATGGAGTGGGGTCCATGATCTAAGGGGAAACCTACCTTCATCCTTGCAGAGCATGGATAGGTGCCTCCCCTGTGATGCCTCCAGGCCCCACAGCATGGCTCCCCTGGACATCTGGATGAGAAGTGCTTTATATCTCCCTGCTAAATCACACAGGGCACAGCTATACTCTCTTTGACCTCTCTGTTGTTTTGATTGACATCAGCCAGACAATAGAAATAGCAAGTAGATTCAGATGAGACTGTCACTGACATGGTTGAGAtatgaaaaattaatttaattcagTCACTATTACAATGCAATCATAATTTCTACAGAAACGTTCATATCAAAAGTCATCTCAAGGTGCGCTACAAAAAGCAATACAAAAATAATTGAATCCGGCATAGAAACGGTCAATTTCCCACACAGTACTGGTACTTTGTTAAAAACTTTGGAGAAAAAAAGCTATTTAAAGACAACTCTTCTCATACGCAAACCTGCCAGCCTTACCTCAGCTAGATTAAGTCAGTTCTTAAAAGTCTGTTTTCTTCTGATGGAGGCTCCTGCTTTATGTGATtcaattaaacatttaaaatggtATGCATCATTTTCTGAAATCTTCCTTGTTTGCATTATCACAGCTTGACAGCCCTTTTATGACACAGATTTCCAGTATTTGCTGCATTTAAgatatttgcatgaaaacaggaACTTTTTGTAAAAGCAACATTGTCAAAAATATTAACATAATTTAGattttataaaggaaaaaaagcaattaACAAAACCTGAGAGAAATAGAAGAGtttgacatttattttttaaatttcagtgaaaagattttaaaaagtgtttgtgtatatatgtgtatatatataaaaaaccacCACTCACTACTTTCCACTTTGTTCtaaaccaggcctgcacaactcataaaacggcgagggccatattacgctaaagaaaacagctgagggccg
The DNA window shown above is from Gopherus flavomarginatus isolate rGopFla2 chromosome 7, rGopFla2.mat.asm, whole genome shotgun sequence and carries:
- the LOC127055350 gene encoding laminin subunit alpha-3-like, with the protein product MSAWFQRALKGGSQLLRGNILTLIILNEVRIILNVEKSNLYLFHVILRFINPGIEMVSGRITAYQSRSETGATQSKDIVFPPSKKPAFATVPGNSFADPFSLIPGTWIVNIMAEGVLLDYMVLLPSDYYEAPILQLQVTEPCTYSGRATTDNCLLYQHLPLARFSCVLGSEATHFLLGGEYRRIAVRQPTPEHPVMSHISGIEVDLHLRLNIPQVGRYVVVLEYANEDDQLHC